The following DNA comes from Nitrospirota bacterium.
GGCCTCGATCCCACCGTGCCGTTGAAAGACTCCGGCGTTGAGTGGCTGGGGAAGATTCCAGCGCATTGGGAGGTAAAACGACTGAAGCACGTGGCCAAAGAGCCGCTTCAATACGGGGCGAGCGAAGCGTCCGAATTTAATGATCCCGAGCAACCCCGCTTTATACGGATCACCGACATCGATGAGACAGGACGACTGCGAGAAGATACTTTTCGATCTCTTCCTCAAGAGATAGCGAGGCCGTACCTGCTCAAACGTGGTGACCTACTTTTAGCCAGAAGTGGAGCAACAGTTGGCAAAACCTTTCTCTATCAAGAATCGTGGGGCAAAGCCTGTTATGCTGGGTATCTGATCCGGTTCAGGACTAACAACGCTGTCTGCACTCCCGAGTTCGTATCCTACTTTACTCTCTCTTCTGCATATTGGAGCTGGCTTTCTGGAACCTTTATACAGGCGACCATTCAAAATGTCAGTGCTGAACGTTACGCCAACCTGACAGTTACCCTTCCGCCTATTGAGGAACAGCAAGAGATCATGTCTTTCCTCGACCGAGAAACCGCCAAGCTCGACGCCCTCATCGCGAAGGTCCGCGAGGGGATCGAGAAGCTGAAGGAATACCGCATCGCCCTCATCTCCGCCGCCGTCACCGGTAAGATCGACGTGCGGGAGGCGGTATAGCCCAGCATAACCCCTTTCCTTCAGTGGATAAAAACGTTTGCATTTATTCATAAGTGCATGCATATTTATCCACCCATGGGGCTCATCCAATCAGAACGACAAGCGGAAACCATCTTCAGACGCCATCGAGGGGTGCTTAGAACCTCTCATGCCCTGAAACTGGGGATCCATCCCCGTATCCTTTATCGGCTTCGCGATTCAGGACGGCTTGTCACTGTGACTCGTGGCGTGTACCGGCTGGCTGATCTCCCGGAGCCGAGCCAGCCTGACCTCCTCGTCGTAGCGAGCCGCATCCCTCAAGCAGTTATTTGTCTGATCTCAGCCCTTTCGTTTCACGGCATCACCACCCAGATTCCTCATGAAGTCCACATTGCGCTGCCCCGGCGGACCCGTTATCCGCGGCTCGACCACCCACCCACTCGTGTGTTCCTCATGACCGAGGCCGCGTACTCAGAAGGGATCGAGAAGCATTCCATTGAGGGTATGCAGATACGGGTCTATAGCCCGGAAAAGAGCGTCGTGGATTGCTTCAAGTTTCGCAACAAGATCGGGATGGACGTGGCCGTTGAAGCGCTGCGACTCGCCCGGGAACGTAAGCGGGTGACTCCTCAAGCGCTTCTTCACTATGCCCGGCTGTGCCGAGTCGAGCGCGTGATCCGTCCTTATCTGGAGGCCATGACATGACGGCCCGTCACCCGTCTAACCTGCCGGCATCGATCCACCAACGGCTGCTGAACCAAGCCAAACAACAAGGCCGACCTCTTCAAGAATTGCTCCAGTACTTCGCTATCGAACGGTTTCTGTTTCGCTTGAGTCAATCGAACTATGCCACCACGTTTTACCTCAAAGGAGCCCTCATGCTTCGGCTATGGGATGCTCCGCTCTCACGCTCGACCATTGATGTGGACCTCATGAGCCGACACGTCCTGTCTCAGGACGCAATACAGAACATCGTCAAAGAGATATGCGAGCAACAGGTGCCGGACGACGGCTGTCGTTTCGACTCAGCGACCGTGACAGCCCAGCCGATCCGTATCGATAACAATTATGGAGGCATCCGCGTCGACTTCATCGCTCACATTGGCAACATGAAGCTGAGTATGCAGGTGGATGTCGGATTCGGTGATGTGATCGTCCCGGGACCGATTCCAATCGACTTTCCTGCTCTCCTCGATTTTCCCTCGCCACATCTGCTCGCATATTCGCCGGAAAGCGCGATTGCAGAGAAGTTTCAGGCCATGGTGATTCTGGATTCGGCGAATAGCCGAATGAAAGATTTCTATGATATTTCGCTGCTTGCACGTACTCACCCCTTCAAGGGTGCCGTATTGAGTCAGGCCATTCAGGCCACCTTTGAGCGACGGCGCACTCCGCTTCCGCTGGATAGTCCGACTGCACTGACAGATAGCTTTGCAAGAGATCAAACCAAGCAAACCCAGTGGAATGCGTTCGTCCGAAAGGGACGCATCGTTGAGAAGGTACCATTCGGGGAAGTCGTAGAATTGCTTCGGATGTTTCTCATGCCACCAACGTTGGCCGCTGCCAGAGACGAGGGCTTTAAGTTCGATTGGCCGGCCGGCGGACCTTGGAAGTGATCCGATGGTCGATATCTCCGAAAAGCATTTCGAGCAGACGATTGAGACCGTCCTGATCGGAGAGCCTCCGCAGCAGTTACCTGGCGGGGCGAGCCCGGCAAAAGAGCGAGGCGGGGAATACGGCCTCATCAAGCCCGGCGGCTACCGAAAGCGGGCGCCGGAGGACTACGACAAACGACTCTGCCTGATACCTGCCGATGTATTCGACTTCCTTTATGCGACTCAGCCAAAGGAATGGGAAAAGTTCAAAAAGCAGCATGGCGGAGATGCCAAAGACCGACTGCTCACGCGCCTGACTTCCGAGGTGAAGAATCGTGGAACGCTGGAGGTCTTGCGCAAGGGAATCAAATCGGACGGCTGCTCGTTTCGGCTGGCGTATTTCCGCCCATCCAGCGGGTTGAACGAGGAGCTGCAGAAGCTGTACGAAGCCAACCTCCTTCCTTTCAACCAAGGGCGCAACGGCGGCGCCGGCAATTCGCCGGCCTGGAACGGCTTCCCCACGGCCTACCTATGGGAGCGCATCTGGAGCCGCGACAGTGTGCTGAATTTGATCCAGCACTTTGTGCAGGTGGTGGAGGAAGAGGACGACAAAGGCCGCAAGACCGGCGAGCGGTCGCTGATCCTTCCCCCGGTATCACCAGCTCGAGGTGGTCCGGAATCTGGTGCGGGACGCGCAGATTTCCGGTCCCAGTCACCGTTATCTCATTCAACACAGCGCGGGCAGCGGCAAAAGCAACTCGATCGCCTGGTTGGCGCATCAGCTTAGCGTGCTGCATGATGCAGCGGATCGGCGCGTCTTCGACTCCATCATCGTCATCACCGACCGGCGGGTCCTCGACCGCCAGCTCCAGCGGACGGTCCGGCAATTCGAGCAGACGGTCGGGGTAGTGGAGAACATCGATACAACGTCGCGACAACTCAAACAGGCCCTGGAGGACGGCAAGACCCTTATCGTCACGACGCTTCAAAAATTTTCGGTCATTGCCAACGAAATTGGCGCCCTCCCCGGTAAACGGTTCGCGGTCATCATCGATGAAGCCCATTCATCTCAAACGGGAGAAACGACCAAGAGCTTGAAGCTCGTCCTTGCGGCCGGCAGTCTCGAAGTCGCAGAAGAAGAGGACCAGGAGGAAGGAGACGATCTCGAAGACCGTATCGTGGGGGAGGTCAAGAAACGCGGCCAACTGCCCAACGTGAGCTACTTTGCCTTCACGGCGACGCCCAAGCCGAAGACGTTGGAACTGTTCGGCTCGAAACAGGCCGATGGCCGGTATGCACCCTTCAGTCTCTACACCATGCGGCAAGCCATTGAGGAAGGCTTCATTTTGGATGTTCTCCAGAACTACACGACGTACAAGACGTACTGGAATCTGTTGAAGACGATCGCCGAGGATCCGCGGTACGACCGGCACAAGGCGAGCTATCTGCTCAAGTCGTTCGTGGACCTGCATCCCCATGCCATCGAGAAGAAAGTCGCGATCATGGTGGACCATTGTGCCGGCCAGGTCGTCCACCGGATCGCCGGCAAGGCGAAAGCCATGATCGTCACCTGATCGCGGCTCCATGCTGTGCGCTACAAGCAGGCGGTCGATCAGTACCTGAAGGAGAAGGGCTACACGTTCAAGGCGCTCGTGGCCTTCTCCGGCACGGTCCGCGACGGCGGCGCCGACTATACCGAAGCGAACATGAACGGCTTCCCCGAAGCCCAAACGGCCGAGATGTTCAAGCGTGAAGAGTATCGTATCCCGATCGTGGCGTACAAATTCCAGACCGGCTTTGACCAGCCGTTGCTGCACACGATGTACGTCGACAAGAAGCTCGGCGGCGTCAATGCCGTGCAGACGCTCTCGCGGCTCAATCGCGTCGCGCCGGGTAAAGCAGAGACATTTGTCCTCGACTTCGCGAATGAGGCTGAGGAGATTCAGAAGGCCTTCGAGCCCTATTATGATCGGGCGCTGTTGAGGGAAGGCACCGACCCGAACCTCTTGTACGATCTTCAGACGAAGCTCGCGAACTTTCATTTTTACACGACCGACGAGATCAACCGGTTTGCAGCGGTCTATTTCGATCCGAAGGGAACGCAGGACCGGCTGCATGCCGCTCTGCAACCGGCCGTGGATCGTTACCGGGCCGCAAGCGAGGATGAGCGCGTGCCGTTTCGCGGCCATCTGAAGGATTTCGTCAGCCTCTACGCCTTCCTCTCCCAGATCATCACCTTCGTGGACGCTGAGTTGGAAAAGTTATATGTGTTCGGACGGCTCCTTCTCCGGAAACTCCCGGTCACACGCGAACGTCTTCCGGTCGAAATTCAGCGGCAGATCGACGTCGAATCGTATCGCGTTCAAAAGACCGGCAACGGCTCTATCAAACTCAAGCGCGGCGCCGTGGATCTCGAACCGATCAAGTCGAAAGACATTGAAATGCCGTTACCCGAGCAAGTCGAACCGCTTTCCCAAATCATCCGCGAGCTGAATGAACGGTTTGGAACCGCCTTCACCGACGAGGACCGGATCTTTATTGAGCACCTGGAGGCCAAACTGGCGGACAGCGACGCGCTGGAAAAAGCCGTCAAGGTGAACACCCCGGACAATGCCCGTCTCACGTTCGACCACGTGGTAAACGACAAGTTGCAGGAGATGATCGATACGAATTTCAAATTCTACAAGCAGGTGACCGACGATCCGGATTTTGCGAAAACCTTCCTGGACTGGCTCTTCGCCCGGTATCTGAAGAAGGTTCGGTAGTCAGGTAGGCTCCCGAAGAGAACCCTTTTCGACTAAGATAAGGAATCTTGATCGGTTGGGGACGAAGGGTTTGTACGGCTTTCACCCTTTCACGAGCAAACTGAATGCCCCGGCTCACACCGGTCAGCGCGGTCGCCGCGGCCTTGGCGATCCTGTCACTATCCGCCTGCGGGGGTGGGGGCAGTGATGCACCCGGAGCGAACGTGGCTGCCTCGGCATCCTGCCTCGTGGCGCAGGCCCAAGCTCCCCCATCCGCTCCTCCTCCAGTAGCGCCGCCTCCAGGCATCGCGTTGGGACTGGAACAAATCACCCCGGCTCTGAATTTCCCTCTCTTCCTTACCGCCTCGCCCGGCGACAACAACCGACTGTTCGTGGTGGAGAAGGGCGGGCGGATCAGGATCATCAACCGGAACACGAAGGCGCTTCAGGGAACGTTTCTCGACATCACTGCCCTTGTCTCGACCGGCGGAGAACAAGGGCTGCTGGGCCTGGCCTTCGATCCGCAGTACGCCGTGAACCGCCGGTTCTATGTGAGCTACACGGATGCCCAAGGTAGGTCTGTGATCGCCCGTTACCTGACCGATCCCGTGAACCCCGATCAGGCGTTACCTCAAGCCGATCGCGTTTTGCTGACTTTGACCCAACCTTTCGCCAACCACAACGGCGGGATGATCGC
Coding sequences within:
- a CDS encoding restriction endonuclease subunit S, producing MAGDLLLSVRAPVGALNIADQAYGIGRGLCAIRPGNAFEPQFCYYVLSTVRTRLEAVATGSTYDAVTAAEVGDLTALLPPQFEQRTIAAFLDRETAKIDALVAKKKRLIELLREKRTALITHAVTKGLDPTVPLKDSGVEWLGKIPAHWEVKRLKHVAKEPLQYGASEASEFNDPEQPRFIRITDIDETGRLREDTFRSLPQEIARPYLLKRGDLLLARSGATVGKTFLYQESWGKACYAGYLIRFRTNNAVCTPEFVSYFTLSSAYWSWLSGTFIQATIQNVSAERYANLTVTLPPIEEQQEIMSFLDRETAKLDALIAKVREGIEKLKEYRIALISAAVTGKIDVREAV
- a CDS encoding type IV toxin-antitoxin system AbiEi family antitoxin domain-containing protein encodes the protein MGLIQSERQAETIFRRHRGVLRTSHALKLGIHPRILYRLRDSGRLVTVTRGVYRLADLPEPSQPDLLVVASRIPQAVICLISALSFHGITTQIPHEVHIALPRRTRYPRLDHPPTRVFLMTEAAYSEGIEKHSIEGMQIRVYSPEKSVVDCFKFRNKIGMDVAVEALRLARERKRVTPQALLHYARLCRVERVIRPYLEAMT
- a CDS encoding nucleotidyl transferase AbiEii/AbiGii toxin family protein — translated: MTARHPSNLPASIHQRLLNQAKQQGRPLQELLQYFAIERFLFRLSQSNYATTFYLKGALMLRLWDAPLSRSTIDVDLMSRHVLSQDAIQNIVKEICEQQVPDDGCRFDSATVTAQPIRIDNNYGGIRVDFIAHIGNMKLSMQVDVGFGDVIVPGPIPIDFPALLDFPSPHLLAYSPESAIAEKFQAMVILDSANSRMKDFYDISLLARTHPFKGAVLSQAIQATFERRRTPLPLDSPTALTDSFARDQTKQTQWNAFVRKGRIVEKVPFGEVVELLRMFLMPPTLAAARDEGFKFDWPAGGPWK
- a CDS encoding DEAD/DEAH box helicase family protein; the encoded protein is MVRNLVRDAQISGPSHRYLIQHSAGSGKSNSIAWLAHQLSVLHDAADRRVFDSIIVITDRRVLDRQLQRTVRQFEQTVGVVENIDTTSRQLKQALEDGKTLIVTTLQKFSVIANEIGALPGKRFAVIIDEAHSSQTGETTKSLKLVLAAGSLEVAEEEDQEEGDDLEDRIVGEVKKRGQLPNVSYFAFTATPKPKTLELFGSKQADGRYAPFSLYTMRQAIEEGFILDVLQNYTTYKTYWNLLKTIAEDPRYDRHKASYLLKSFVDLHPHAIEKKVAIMVDHCAGQVVHRIAGKAKAMIVT